The window TAGGCTCTGAGCTACTAGACTAGATATGGAGAAGCTCCCAATATCTCCCTCGGGACCATGGGTGTGTCAGTCTGAGGGCTCTCTCTCTGCAGGGGAGGTAATCTCAAGCCTAGCTCTGTTCACGCTAGCACCACACATTGTATCTGAACAATAATGTTCAATGTGGAATGTAATGTGGTTATtgggaactaataaatggtaagtTAAGATTTGAAACgcggtctggtctcatccttatagcgtAACAAAGCAGTCAATTCCACGTTGTACTTTAGTAATTCGTAAGCAGTGGTTTAGAGAACGAGAAATGCTGCTTTTCTTTCGTTTGTTTTCAAAGACCTGCCGTTGGAATTATTTAAAGCTGCATCTTGCTTTTGTAGAAATATCAGGTATGTAAACAGCTTATTTACACACTGCGTTTTTTTCCATCCCAGCTGAAGGACTTGtcgtccgaaacgtcctgatacaataaagtttttttcaaatcaattattcacatttttgtgttcttAAATGCCCCTTTTCACAGCACTTTTTCAGACTTTCCCTACACGTTGGGATACAAATTGTATTGAGCTTCAAAAAATGAATCCAGGAGTGACTGTTTCCTGGTTCAGATAAGGGCTGGCCTAGTTAGGTGTATTGCTAGGCCCGGTTTCCATGGCAACGTTGctggtgttcctgtgtgttttgggGCTTGGGGAGTTTTCGCTGTTGACAGCGCAAGGCGAGggctctgtttttagtttttctccCGTTTTCCCTAACGTAGCCCTGACAGCACCGGAAACTGATTCAgaacaacaattttttttttttttttttttttttaattgagaactgaagaaaacaaaagagGCTAAAAGGTGACTTCCTGCCTGTCTGCCTTTGCTTCCTCAATTTTCCTCTTGATGCCTCATTATATGAGAAGGAAGATATCCTGCTCGCTTAGTAATTGAGCTCGGTTTAGTGGTTAGAGGCGAGGACTGGGAGCGAGGCGTCCCGACTGGATTTGAATTCAATAAGCAGCACTGGTTAGCTGTCGTGGTTGGTGATTTGCAATCCCAGCAATAGAGGAACACAGAAGACAGCGTCATGTACAAACACAACAAATTCAGAGTCAAGAGTTGTTCAGCCTCAATCTGCTTGCGTGTTACTACATATGgagagattaataataataataataataataataatcagtcatttagcagatgcttttatccaaagcgacttgcagagactaggggggtgaactctgcttcatcaacaactgctgctgctgctgctgcagagtcacttccaataggagctcgtttgttttacgtttcatccgaaggacggagcacaaggaggtgaagcgactcgctcagggtcacacacacacacacagggagtccgtggctgagccgggatttgaacctcctggtatcaagaccccttttcttGAACCGCTGGCCCACCGAGCCTCCTATTCTGTAAAATGATCACAAGGCACTGAAAGTCGACCACAgcttatttgctgtgctggctgaAGTCTGGCATTCGGCACAATGTAATTGAGATTCTGTGCTGCGCTGCGCAGGCAGCACCACCAGCTGTGTGTTGAGGACAGGTGGCTTTTGAAACAGGCTTCCGGGACAactgtgtgcttttattttaggGTTTTCTGGGCTGTGACCGGTTTGGGGCGGCCAAAAAAGGTGGGGGCAGAAATAATTTGCAGCTGGGCATATCTGTCATTAAGGATTGAGATCAGGTTTATATTGCGTGTTGCTGATGTCACAGGCTACTTCACAGGCTTCCACATGCACTGTACCGCACAGAGGGCAAGCATCCCCACATGGACTCACCACGCCACCATACCGAAACACACGGGTCTCAATTGTGCCTccgagtttattattattatttatttattacttagcagacgcccttatccagggagacttacaattgttacaagatatcacattatttttacatacagttacattatttaaacaattacTTATCAATAAGAGACTACTTCCAGTATAATTTTCCAGCAGCGATTTTTATAAAACCAGGACTGGctcaaattgtattattattattattattattattattattattattattattattattattattaagcttgcAGGTTGATTGTAAAACccggactggatcaaactgctctacaatgggattattattattattattattattattattattattattattattaagcttgcAGGATGattgtaaaaccaggactggatcaaagtGCTCTACAAtgggagtattattattattattattattattattattaagctcgcAGGATGATTGTAAAACccggactggatcaaactgctctgcagcgGGAGCGTTATCCTTCCTCTGCCTGTGCGGGCAGCAGTTGCAGTGACAGTGTGTTGGGCGTCGGGTACGAAGTTGTCAGAGGAAATACAGTTTGTCCTGGgagtccggggggggggggggggcggggggtgatCAGCCCATCCTGTTGTTTTTAAAGGATCAGGTTTCAGCAGTGAAAGTGCCTCACAGTACAAACCCCACGGAGGCAGGGGAAGGGAAGCGGAGACGGCCGTACACACGTCTGTCACGCTTCGCATTTCACCAACACCTCTGAAAACCGCTCATCCAGCCGTCCTGAAactctgtattttaatattatttagcataCGTCCTTGAGAGGATCAGAATCAGGGGATGTACAGAAAGAAGCGAGTGTGGTTACCAAGGCAGCAAAGACCTcccctgtttgttttcaaacacactttcccttgacagaGGCATGTTAACTATCTGTGCACAAACAAAACGTGTATCTACTGTAGATTTTTGTCTTGAAATTCGGATTCTGGgtttgaaataagactcctattgcatagcagtttcacccattccaggttttgcttgATTAGCCCCTgcgtgtgtcttattaaactctttgtaaaaccaggaatggatcaaactgctgcgCAACGGGAGTCTGGCTTCCATCCCTGTAATTTGCGCGTTTTGGAAATCgtggaaatacaaaataatgtcatatttCAACACTGTGTTGTTCGTTATAACGCATTGCCTAGctgaattttcttttttcatgACTCAGGGAAATGAAAGCCACTTAGAGACAGAGAGACTCCTGTTTGAGGTCCCGCCCTGGCTAATTTGTACAATTTGAAGCCATAATGGTAGCaagagtttattttaaaaaaaaattttggccgcCTTGTCAAAACTCGATGACTTTGAAACCTCAGCTACGTGCTGCGCTTTCAGTGCACTGCAGGGCGCCATCTGGTGGACGCTTGAGGAAAGACATCGTGATTCAGGACCACAGTATGAAGCTCCACTTTGAGGCAAAATTTAACCCTGTAATGAACAGGGCGGTGTGTAAAGGGTTAAAATAGATCTCGCGACAACAAACGGCAGTTTACTCTGTGTTTGCAAGCAATTTATTTCCCCAGTCTCTTAAATGCATaccttttaatttaaattgaGCTGCAGGGGACGACATATGACGCCCGTTgggtagcagtttgatccatccctggtttcGCTTTGAGtttgataagacacacctgagctccgCCGCACCTGAGAGCGCGTGTGCTCGGCTATGCTGCAGCCCTGCACAATGCGTTGATTGATCGGGGTTCAATGATGACAGCCCGGGTCTGTGTTCTGTGTCCCGATAGGAGGAAGCGATCCCAGAGCTGGAAATTGATGTTGATGAACTGCTGGATCTCCCGAGCGAGGACGACCGCGCCGCCACGGTCAAGGTGGGTCTGCAGCGGCCAGCAGAGGGTGCTCGCACCCGGGACGGATTTTGAGAAACCCTTGCATTAGTCTCCGTTTTAGTTGATCTAAAGTGTACAGCTAGGGATCAAAGTTTTGCACGCCCCTATAAAATGAACTCCGATTGCTTtatcaagtcgaatgaaacctgctggataatgttaagATATTGAGTTACGCACCGCTTAGTAGTTTTCagtatacttaacggaaaactgactaattgaaaaatgtgacatttggaaatctaacttACTGTGCTACTGTTTTGCAGGAGTTGTTGGTCGACTGTTACAAACCCACTGAAGTAagtccatattattattattattattattattattattattattattattattaacccctGAAGCTACACAAGGAATTTAGctcttgttcaaacggtttcttcttaaaatacatgatTGACTGAAGTTATCACGAGGAAACTGacataatataatttatatatatatattagcagacgcccttatccagggcgacttacagtcgtaaacaaaaatacatttcaagaatcacagtacaagtattaatacaattaagagcaagataaatacagtgactttggttctagcaagtacaagaatgtgacaaaatacgattcaataacggagcagataacagtgtcagtgatagttacatcaggatatgattaaatacaaaatactccagattaaacacttggcagattgcaGTGCTCTAAAGCACAGGattaaaaatgcagtaaaatagggagcagataagagcaagtaaagcgcatttaaggaagggtgataaagtgtccagtGCAATTaagggtgtttttattttttattatgaatacattttttatttttttttatttcagacttTCGTGGCCGAGCTGCTCGATCGAATACGAGGGATGCAGAAGCTGACCACGCCCCAGAAGAAATGACGTCGGGCCAGGGGGGCGGAGTCCAGCTTTCTATTTTTTAACGTCGAAAGACTTCGTTAGGAAAAAAAAGTGTCACCCTCTTATTCTAGGTTTTTTTGAAATtgcaagcatgttttttttaataaacacattttttttttcaaatgtgttttatacaATGAACAGGGAGTCCCGTTAACCTATTTTGAGGGTGGGGGCCAgctttgtgatgttttttttttttttttttaaagatccgtggaataattaaaaaacaaaagagcaaagatatttaaaacactattgttgtttttgtttgtttgtttgttttaccagtAAACTACTTGATGTCGCTTTGTGTGGTTCTGTGAATGCACTTTCAGGACGGCTTCTTAAAATAGTTTTCTGTCAGTAGGCGTTGCCGTCTGGGTTCATTGCAAGGTAGATTTGATCCAATGCCTATATCTCGTCTCCATGCACTACACTCTCGGGTTAGAAACCCTGCCGCCTCTGATCCTGCGTTTCCATGTTAATTTAACCGACCCTCCCTGGATGCAGACCCCAGCTGTcccgcagtgtggagtagtggttagggctctagaaagagtgcaaagaagagcaaccagaattatcccgggtttaaaaggcatgttgtatgcagacaggctaaaagaattgaatctgttcagtcttgaacaaagaagactacgcggcgatctgattcaagcattcaaaatcctaaaaggtattgacaacccAGGggtcctgaaaaaagaaacaaggaccagggggtcacaaatggagattagataaaggggcattcagaacagaaaataggaggcactttttacacagagaattgtgagggtctggaaccaactccccagtaatgttgttgaagctgacaccctgggatccttcaagaagctgcttgatgagattctgggatcaataagctactaacaaccaaacgagcaagatgggctgaatggagcctcctctcgtttggaaactttattatgttcttattacgGTGCTAACGTTCATTTTGCGTAGGAGGAAATTAATATCATCAAGTCCACTGTGTTAACAGACGCACAAAAGCGGAGCTAGAATGCGATGAGGCGGTCACTGTACGGAACCTCATTTGGGACAGTTCCGCATTAGGTTAATGGTTAGCTAGAGAGAggactgtttttaatgttttattttatagaaataaacaaaatacaaataaaacgtctccttccctctgtatgctgttttttttttttgctgtgtgtcGAACAGGGAGTTCGTTTTGCGTCAGGAATGATCTAAACGTTGTTTTATTAATTCCGCaaaccacaaataaacacagatataaaaCATCACTTCGCTTATATACCTTCAGAATCACCACCCCTTTTAGAaacgtttcattttttttaaatttttttttgtcctttaaaacatacaataggagaaaaaaaaaggtaatttttaAATTTAAGCAGTTAGAAAATGTTTGTCCCGGGCACTATTTTACAGATCGTTGTTGCAAAACTGCAAAAAGGGTATTTTACAATTATTAATAGCAAAAAGAATACGGTTAATAGAGGGGGGATGAGTTGCCTTTTAAGAGCTCTGTGTTTGAGATTTTGGCTTGGCATTGCCTCGTTTTGGCTGGCGCCTCCCCGCCCGCCGCCTGATAAAGAGCCCCATAGAGAGCCGCGAACAGCTGACACCTGCTTTGGCACTGAGAGGGTCTTCaatataaaaagaagaaaaatacctAAAATTACTAAGGAAAGGAAATGACTACCGCTACGAATTGCCTTTACACGcttacttttaatttaaatttaagaaAGTGGCTTTCTTGAGCATTGGCTTCAGTTCAACTAAAAACACTGGATTTGTCGAAGATcccatgcattattattattatttatttcttaggagacgcccttatccagggcgacttacaattgttataagatatcacattatcttttagACATTATGCATACAGTCAACTGCAGCTGTTAAACCCCAGCATGGTTTTAATGGACAATAAATCACTGACAAGCAACGGGATTTTGCAGTGGCATTTTGACCGGATTTCTGCAACGCGAGGTTTTGTTAACACTTTACCAAACGGTCAGAAAGAATTGAAATTAAAAAGACGTTTTAGACTTTTGGTTTCAcagcggttagagaaaggggtcttCATACCAGGAgtttcaaatcccggctcagccactgactccctctgtgtgtgtgtgtgtgtgtgtgtgtgtgtgtgtgtgtgtgtgtgtgtgtgtgtgtgtgtgtgtgtgtgtgtgtgtgtgtgtgtgtgtgtgtgtgtgtgtgtgtgtgtgtgtgtgtgtgtgtgtgtgtgtgtgtgtgaccctgagcaagtcacttcacctccttgtgctccgtccttcggatgagacgcaaaacaaacgaggtcctattggaagtgactctgcagcagcagcagcagcagcagttgttgatgaagcagagttcaccccccctagtctctgtaagtcgctttggataaaagcgtctgctaaattaataataataataataataataataatcacaagagGAAGACTCAGTTCGTTATGAACACGTTTTATTCAAATATTACGAATTAGATCAACTGTTTCTAATGCTTTTACAAAACCATCAAGACAGGACTGAATCACTCAGGACAGAAAATCATCACATTCCAGACATGATCCCCCCGCCCCCCACGTTTTGTTAAAACATGCCCAGCTTGCAAACCAAAGTGGGTGAACCACTCGCTTCAATAATCTGTAAATGTTTTTACTTCTGCAACGCTAACAGTCTGTgtgtttaagaaaagaaaaacaaaaaaaaaaaaaaaatagattcaattttcaaaatgtatttgtttttctccaCCTTTAGTTTTTAATGTTTGCAACCATTTTTTGAATTTCGTCACGATTTATTTGAAGGgccgttttttatttttagtttattaactgttaacattgttaatttttagggTTGATAAAAACCTgcaaacacggggagaacatgcaaactccacacagacagacccctgaggccaggaatcgaacccaggaccctggagctgcgAGGCAGCCGCGCTAACCACCGCTGAAAtctatttaaccctttaaaagaTACAAGGGAGACGCGTTTCCCACAAATAAAGCTTAACTTTCTTATAAAACGCTGGAACAAGAGATATTTGGACCGTGATTGTAAATaccaaggaagaaaaaaaaatcattcaaaacCGCATTTTGAAATGATCCTGACATATTTCACAGTTCAACTTGAACAGAACCTAAACGTGGCCAGGTACTGTAAACTGTTCAATAAATGGGAGGCTGCGGTACGTATTTAATCCTTAGCTGCGTTGTACTGCTTTAAAATTAAAGGAATGATTCACGACACCTACAGTAACGCTTTGCAGATTCCACTACTAAATCGCTTCTGCTGTGAAGATGACAAGACGCCAGTGAGAGACTGCCACGTGCGACTCACAGTACACATTCCTCCCAAAACCTTTCATGAGTCAAGCTCTAGAGGAGCGATTCCCTGAGCAGCAGTGACATCTGCTGGGGGAGAAGCGCAACTGCAACTAAAATCTGCAAACGAACAAAAGACATTTTCTTCCAACAGAAATAGGCTTCGGATGAGACTtaaaaacgaggtcctattggaagtgactctgcagcagcagttgtgatgcatagttcaccccaaCTAGTctttaagtcgctttggataaaagcatctgctaaatgactaaataataatacaaatatgtatttttggttGGTATACAGTTTTGCAGCACACCTTGTGTAAGCTACACTTGTGGGGGTATTTGTGTGTCTAATAACGGTAAAGCAATCAGTTGGTTGCACATCAAAATCAGTAAGCATGTTGCTGAAATGCCGTTCTTTATTGTGGCAGTGTGAGGGATTTGGTTTGCAAATTTACAGTTCTGATCGGTTTTCGATCTTCAGCAGCTCCACTTCAAAGATCAGAGTAGCGCCACCTAGCGGGGGGGAGGAGGAAGGAAATCAGTTCAATTCTAAAACGTTACAgccaacttgaaatctgcaaagctgaaaacaatttaaaaaaaaaggtctaattaagcacattccGTTCAATTAAGGGTGTaattaattgagagctcagttggaatgaatgTCTCAAACTATTACTACGTCTGAAGAATACTGCGTTTCTTTACCAGGTCAGATATTCCACATTATAAAACACAGTTGCTATATGTTCCCTTTAGGACAGTGAAAACTAAATTCACCTTTCATCACTGTCcgcttaaccctttaaggaccgggatggTGTTAACACAaccatactgaagtgggcttctaggaccacgATCGTGTAAATGTTTTTTAGACTTATAgagccaccgtactttgcagtacaggcttgaaacacacatcaatggataggggagggactgacgttcacttcctgataatTCTTTTTTtcctgtgacgtcactgagaggggaATTTAGCGTCTGAAAGGCGGAGAGAGTTTACAGCAGCCAGGTAGacaaaaaagcagaaacaaaacatcacaggaacttgtttagagcaaaTAACAAAAAgctaaatctgatgtatttgactgtaaattatattagaacatttattctgtcatgtgttttaatttatagttttttacaacatttataaatatcaagaaacgagtggataggagcagatactatttcatgaactaaatggaTCAGCTACGTTTTTTGATAATAATGAAATCAGtgacttgttttatttataaatacttattttgAGAATAtaaaatcgagagtagtgtccatttttgcttataaagaccctgagaataaacttGTAcgatgtcattgcaatcactcaggtgaaaccaTGTCTTGTGAATTTGCccaaaacatcaatatttttcaacaaaaccttcaggaagtattgtaaggtctgtcaggtcatagaataacatgttttatacaaaacaaaaaaaactaaatattatgTTGgggaaaacaaatgcaaaaagtTTAAGTCCTTTATAACGTTCCCCAGAGTGTGCTGAAAAAAAGGACATCAtttgcaagatgctactgtaagaGACTGTTGTGAATTTTTATAGTttgagagtcaactacagccaaaaagtcCTGGGGGGAGCATcacactgaaaaatgcttggttcTGAAAGGGTTAAGACCTTCACAGTAAACCTTTGAAAAATACAAAACCCTTTGATTGGCTGTAAAGAGCTCAACTCATGTGGTTTGTAAATACTTCTTATATATTTTTGATTGTAAATGATTTGAAGACATCCTCGTATTGCTTACCTGGGATTTTTGGTGGGGCTCCCCTATCTCCATAccctagaaaacaaacaaaataaattgaaTTTACAATACAACACCAATGTATTTGTCTACAGCACTCCCTCCCTTCACACCATGGGCTGTGCCAaagtcaaaaacaaaacaggagagTTCACGTGTACAACGTCCTGCAGCTGCAAACGATTACTTAAAagcaagtttaaaaaataaaaataaaataaagcactttttcaAATTTAGACTTCAAAAGAATTGAACGTTTCAACCTGATTCTGTCGACCGGGATAGAGTCCCAGAGACCAGGAGCACAGCAGCAGAAAGTTCAGATTCCAGCAGATTtaagatgactttttttttaaactgtaagctGTGCGTTTTCTGATCTCAAGAAACTATGCAGATGAGCCTACTAATGAACAATCAACTAGGTCTTAATATTAAGTACATGGAAACAGGGACCCAGCGATCCACACCAACCCAAGCCGCTGTTTCTTCACTCTGAACGGggaatcagccccccccccccccccgatccaCACCAGCGCCCCTCGCCTGTGGAGCGCTCCGTCCAGACACTCGAACATTCGCTTCTCTCAGTACTCACCCAGTTCAGAAGGAATGACCAGTTTTCTTTTCTCTCCTTCGCACAtcctaaacaacaacaaaaaaggttcAGTTCTGTTGCTGTCTGGCGTTTTTCAACCCGCCAGCCTGTGCCGAAGTAAAATAAAGAATGGACCCGGGTGTACTGTTACATCAACGCTCCCCAACCCCCGGTCCCGTGCCCCCTCTGTTGagtctgctggtttccattccatctgagctctcaattactgaaccagacccttcattgaactgatcgcttgcttaaattagaccttttttttcccccttccattgttctccactctgaaaaagatttaaaatgtttaagagctgaaaacaattaaaaaggtctaattaagctaacgatcagttcaatgaagggtctggttcagtgtttgaatgaaaaccagcagactcaACAGAGGGGGTCCCATGACCGGTGGGGTTTGAGAAACGCTGTATtacactaggagtttaataataagacacacctgaccttgttacctagacacccggagggggggggggggggggtaatgggTGAAGCTGTTGCTAAGCCACAGCCCCCTAACCCTCTTTTTGAAGATGAATGATTTTGAATCCGTACCCAAGAAGGCCTTGGTCCCAGCCTTTGATGACCTGCCCTGTGCCCAGGGTAAAGGTGAACGGCTGGTTTCGTGGCAGGCTGCTATCAAACTCGGTGCCATCTTCCAGTTTACCCTGCaaagaattattattaatttgtcattt of the Acipenser ruthenus chromosome 43, fAciRut3.2 maternal haplotype, whole genome shotgun sequence genome contains:
- the LOC117962930 gene encoding peptidyl-prolyl cis-trans isomerase FKBP2-like produces the protein MKAGLVGAVLLVALCSFCHGDEGKKKLQIGIKKRVDNCPLKSRKGDVLHMHYTGKLEDGTEFDSSLPRNQPFTFTLGTGQVIKGWDQGLLGMCEGEKRKLVIPSELGYGDRGAPPKIPGGATLIFEVELLKIENRSEL